The Kwoniella dendrophila CBS 6074 chromosome 1, complete sequence genome contains a region encoding:
- a CDS encoding beta-tubulin — MTRSVREIVHLQTGQCGNQIGAKFWEVVSEEHGIQADGSYKGTTDIQLERINVYYNEAGAGKYVPRAVLIDLEPGTMDSIRGGPLGSLFRPDNFVFGQSGAGNNWAKGHYTEGAELIDSVLDVVRREAEGCDCLQGFQITHSLGGGTGAGMGTLLISKIREEFPDRMMCTFSVVPSPKVSDTVVEPYNATLSVHQLVENSDETFCIDNEALYDICMRTLKLNTPTYGDLNHLVSVVMSGVTTCLRFPGQLNSDLRKLAVNMVPFPRLHFFMVGFAPLTARGSASYRAVTVPELTQQMFDAKNMMAASDPRQGRYLTVACYYRGKVSMKEIEDQIQAVQTKNSAYFVEWIPGNISAAQCDIPPRGLKMSSTFICNSTSIQSLFKRIGEQFSAMYRRKAYVHWYTGEGMDELEFSEAESNLQDLVSEYLQYQEAGADDEIYGDEEIPIGEEEEEI, encoded by the exons ATGACTCGTTCAGTGCGTGAAATCGTCCACCTTCAAACCGGTCAATGTGGTAACCAAATCGGGGCCAAATTCTG GGAGGTTGTTTCCGAAGAACACGGTATTCAAGCCGATGGTTCATACAAAGGTACCACCGATATTCAACTTGAACGTATCAACGTCTACTACAATGAAGCCGGTGCAGGTAAATACGTACCAAGAGCTGTTCTCATTGATTTGGAGCCTGGAACAATGGACTCAATTAGAGGTGGTCCATTAGGTAGTTTATTCAGACCTGATAACTT TGTTTTCGGTCAAAGTGGTGCTGGTAACAATTGGGCCAAGGGTCACTACACTGAAGGTGCTGAACTCATCGACTCAGTTCTCGATGTCGTAAGACGAGAGGCTGAAGGATGTGACTGTCTTCAAGGTTTCCAAATCACCCActctttaggtggtggtactGGTGCTGGTATGGGTACTCTTTTAATTTCCAAAATTAGAGAAGAATTCCCAGATCGAATGATGTGTACTTTCTCCGTTGTTCCTTCACCAAAA GTTTCCGACACCGTTGTTGAACCATATAACGCTACTCTTTCCGTTCACCAACTTGTCGAAAACTCCGACGAGACTTTCTGTATCGATAACGAAGCTCTTTACGATATCTGTATGAGAACCCTCAAACTCAACACACCAACTTACGGTGATTTGAACCACCTTGTCTCAGTCGTCATGTCAGGTGTTACAACTTGTCTTCGATTCCCCGGTCAATTGAACTCTGATTTGAGAAAACTTGCCGTTAACATGGTTCCTTTCCCTCGTCTCCATTTCTTCATGGTTGGTTTCGCCCCTCTTACCGCCAGAGGTTCAGCTTCTTACAGAGCTGTTACCGTTCCTGAACTCACTCAACAAATGTTCGATGCTAAGAACATGATGGCTGCTTCTGACCCTCGACAAGGT CGATACCTTACCGTTGCCTGTTACTACCGAGGTAAAGTCTCAATGAAAGAAATCGAAGATCAAATCCAAGCTGTTCAAACCAAGAACTCTGCCTACTTCGTTGAATGGATTCCAGGAAACATCTCTGCTGCTCAATG TGACATTCCTCCTCGAGGTCTTAAAATgtcttctaccttcatctGCAACTCCACTTCTATCCAATCCCTCTTCAAAAGAATTGGAGAACAATTCTCTGCTATGTACCGAAGAAAGGCTTATGTCCACTGGTACACTGGAGAAGGTATGGACGAGCTCGAATTC TCTGAAGCCGAATCTAACTTGCAAGATCTTGTTTCCGAATACTTGCAATACCAAGAAGCTGGTGCAGATGATGAGATCTACGGTGATGAGGAAATCCCAAtcggtgaagaagaagaggaaatatAA